The stretch of DNA TCGAGCCGACCCGCAGCGACAGCAGCTCCGCCGAGCGCAGCCCCGCGCACAGCGCCAGCGCCAGCACCGCCAGGTCCCGCTCGGGCCACGGGTGCCGGGCGTTCGGGTCGGCCTCCGACACGGCGGTGAGCAGGTGCTCCGGGGTCTGCTCACCGCGCAGCGGTTTCGGCGTGGCGAGGGGGGAGCGGGGCTTCGCGATGCCCGACATCGGGTTGCCGGGCACCACCCCGTCGGTGACGAGGAACGTGAAGAACGCGTTCCACGTCGACCAGGCCCGGCGGATCGAGGCGACGGACCGGGGGAGGGCGAACTCGGCGAACGCCGCCCGCAGCGCCTTGACGGTGCAATCATCGAGGCTGAGCTGGGGGAGTGGCCCGAGGAGGTCACCGATCGTGGTCAGATCCCGGCGATAGGCGGCGAGGGTGTGCGGCGACGGCTTGCGGGTGCCGCGGTCCGCGAGGAACTCCTCGAAGAGGACGATCAGCGCTCGGTTCGATTGGTGCATAAGGGATATTATGCACCAATTTAGCACGCATGTCCACAATGGAAGTTGAATTCGCGCAGCTAAACGGCGCCGTACCGGGCGAGGAACATCTCCGTCAGCGGCTCGACCAGCGACGTGAAACGAGTCCCGTCGGCGGGCTCGTTGCCCAGATGCAGCCCGATCACCCCGGCGAGCAGCACCAGCCAGACCCGGCCCGCCTCGACCAGGTCGGCATCGGGGCGCAGGGCACCGCGCTCGGACAGCCCCGCCAGGGTCCGCTGGAGCTGATCCATCACGCCCGCCGCAGCACCGGCCGCCCGCACCGACGGCTCCCAGCCCGGCACCGGCCGCCAGAATATGAGCTGCGCCTCACTCGAGTGCTCCACCGACCACCGGACGAACTCCGCGCCCGCGTCGCGCAGCACCGCGAACGGCTCCGTCCCGGGCGCGACGAAGTCCGTGTAGCGGCCCATCGCGAGCAGCAGCCCGGCCCAGCCGCGCACGAACAGCTCGTCATAGAGCGCCGCCTTGCTGGGGAAATAGACATACAGCGACGGCGGTTTGATCCCCATCCGGCGGGCCACCTCGCCGAGGCTGACGCTGCCCGGGCCGGACTCCGCCATGATCTCCAGCGCCGTCGCGACCACCTCGTCGCGGGTTTCCAGGTGCCGCGTCTGGCGGCGGTCAATCGTACTCATGCCCGAAGGTTATCCTAACGGCATTAGGAAATGCTAGCGTGTGCTCCATGACCTACCTGGGGGAGCTCTTCTCACTGGCCGGCCGTACCGCCCTCGTCACCGGCGGCAGTTCCGGCATCGGCCTCGGCATGGCCGAGGCACTCGGACGCGCGGGCGCCGCGGTGGTCCTGGTCGCCCGCCGCGAGCGCGAGCTCGCAGCGGCAGTCGACACCCTCGCCGGGTACGCCGTGACCGCCACCGCCATCAGCGCCGACCTCGGCGAACGCGCCGACGTCAACCGCGTCATCGCTACCGCCGCCGACCACTTCGGCGACATCGACATCCTGGTGAACTCCGCAGCCGTCAACATCCGCCCGCCGATGGGTGAGCTGACCGACGCCGACTGGGACCTCAACCACGCCGTCAACGTCACCGCCCCCTACCTCCTCGGGCAGGCCTTCGGACCCCGGATGGCCGAGCGCGGCTGGGGCCGGATCATCAACATCGGCTCCCAGCAGGCCGTGCGGGCCTTCGGCAACAGCGGGATCTACGGCGTCGCCAAAGCCGCCATCACCGGCCTCACCCGGTCCCAGGCCGAAGCGTGGTCCCCGCACGGCGTCTGCGTCAACACCGTCATGCCCGGCTTCGTCATCACCCCGCTCGCCGCTCCGCACCTGGCGGTCCCCGGCCGCGTGGAGGCGCTCGCCGCCCGCACCATGACCGGCCGCAACGGCCTACCGCAGGACTTCGCCGGCACCACGGTCTTCCTGGCGAGCGACGCGTCGTCCTATGTCACCGGCCAGACCATCTACGTCGACGGCGGTTTCTCCGTCCACTAACTGAATTTTAATGCTGGACACGCCGCTGAAACCGCAACAGAAGTCAGGATCAACTCGCGAGCGGCGAGCCCCCCGAGCCGGGACTAGGATTCCCCGGTGGATCCATCCGCCCCCCGGCGCCTCACCCTCGCCCGCATCGCCGGCATCGGCTGCGCAGCACTTCTCACCCTGGCCGCCGGTCGTCTGCTCGTCGACGGCATCACCATCCAGAACGAGGCCGGAGCCGAGAGCGCGGGGTCGGCGCTGCGGATCGTCGGTGGGCTGCTGCTCGCCATCACCGGTCTGACCTGGGCCGGTGGCCTCTGCTACCGAGGCGGCACCGCCGGTCGGCTGCCGCTGGGCCTGGTGCTGTGGATCTGCCTGAGCTTCGGCCTGCTCGGCGGCTACTGGGCGAACCGGTCACCGGTGATGCTGATCGTGGTCGCGGTGACGCTGCCCTTCGCCGTCCTCTCCGTGGTGATGCACGAGCGGTGGCGGGCCCGGCAGCTCGGGCGCGAGCAGCGTGACGAGGGACGCGTCGCGGCTCTGACCGCTCGAGGTGTGATCTCCTCGGGGGTGGTCATCGGTGTTCAGCAGACGGGCCGGACGTCCGGTGAGGATCCCGAGCTGCTGCTGAACGTCCGGTTCACCGTGGACGGCAGCGAGCGGACCGGTACGGCGACCGCGTTCTACCCCGAGCACGACCTGCCCCGGAGCGGTGACCAGGTCATCGTCCGCTACCTGCCTGAGGACCCGGCCGTCGTGGACATTCAGGAGAACCGGGTCCCGGTGGTGCCTGCTCCCGCCGGGGGCCTGTCGCTGGAGTTGGAGCGGCTGGCCCGCCTGCACCGTGACGGCAGCCTGACCGACGGGGAGTTCAGCGCCGCGAAGTCCCGGCTCCTGGGCTAGGCGTCGGCTTCCGAGACCTGTTTCCACAGCAGGAGCCGGCGGTGGTGGCGGAAGCCTGCGCGTTGGTAGAAGTCGACGGCGCGGCGGCCGGAGTGGACGGTCACGTGGAGCAGGCCACGGGCGGCGGCCTCGGCCAGGATCGCGGCGATCAGCGCGCTGCCGATGCCGCGGTTGCGGTGCTCCTCGCGTACCTCGACGGACTGGACGTCGCCGTAGCGCCGGTCCAGTGAGGCGTTGCCGGGCACCCGTTCGGCGACGTGCAGCCAGGCGGCGCCGACCACGGACCCGTCGACCTCGGCCACGAACGGCAGGTGTGTCTCCGCGTGGGCGTCGACCCAGCCCGTGTAGGCCGCGAGGTTGTCCGCGTCGATGCCGCGCAGTTCGGCGAGCGCCGCCGCGTCCGCCGTGCCGGCCTTCCTGATGATCACCCGCCGGAGTGTAGGCGAGCCGCGCGTACGGAGTGACCCTGACTTTTGTTGCAGTTTCAGCGGCGTGTCCAGCATTAAAATTCAGGGGTGGTCGTGGGCCCGGTTGACCGCTGCGTGGGTCAGGTTGGTGGCGACGATCGCGGGGGCGACGATCGCGGCGATGCCGGTGAAGGTCGACTCCAGGCGCAGGGCGAGGATGATCGCGGTGATGCCGTTCTGCTGGGCCAGGGCCAGGTGCCACCGGTCCTGGCGGGGCAGGCCCTTCGTGAGCAGCCACCCGACGGCGATCTGGGCGGTGAACGCGGCCAGGCCCAGGGTGGCGCCCTGGACGAGGGCGATCGGTGCGGTCAGGCCGGTCAGCAGGACACCGACCAGGACCGCCGCCGCCAGCAGGGCGCCGGTGGTGAGGCGGGGCAGCCATCGGTCCAGCCATCGGGGGCGGGCGAACAGGCCGACCAGGGCGAGGCCCAGCATCCAGAGCTGCCACACCGCGACGCCCGCCGCGAGCGCGACCAGCGCGGTGACGGCCCATTCGCGGGTGCGGACCAGCCGCCACACCAGCCATGCGACGGCGGCGAAGGCGAGGTTGAGGGCGAGGTCGGCGGCGATGGAGAGCGGGTCGTGGCGGGCGGTGGAGTCCAGGGCGATCGCGGCGACGTAGACGGTGAGGATCACCGTCACCGGGTCGTCGAAGGAGGACCAGGCGGCGAGGATCGTCTTCGCGCGGGGCGTCATCCGGTCGTCGCCCATGAGTGCGGCCACCGACAGCGGGTCGATCTGGGCGACGACGACGCCGAGGAGCAGGAAGAGCGGGTCCTGCCAGGCGAGGGCGAGCACGGTGCCGATGAGGGCCGCCTTGGCGACGACGCCGACGGTGACGGCGGTGGCGATGAGCCTGCCGTCCTGGCGGGCCGAGGGCAGGTCGATGCCGTATGTCGAGCCGTAGAGTCCGATGGCGAGCAGGGCCGCCGTACCCACCAGGTAGCCGGCGGTGTCGGGGAGGTCCGCCACGTGCAGGCCGGTGACCCACGCGATGGCCGCGCCGAGGCCGACGGCGGCGATGAGGGCCGCGAAGCGTCGCACGGCGGGTCAGACCGTGCGGACGCGGTTGACGGGGAGCAGGCCCCGGATGGCGCGGAGCTGGTCGGTGAGGTGTTCGAGGTCGTCGTCGGTGCGGTGGATCTGCTCCTGGTCGAGGGTGACGCCGATGACGTGCAGGCGGGGCGAGCTGCTGACGAGGTAGTAGTAGATCGCACCCTGCTCGACGTCGAAGACGAGGCGCACCAGGGGGCCGGTCTCCAGGACGGAGAACTTGGTGTTGAGGTCGGCGAGCAGGTCGATGATGGTGGGTCCGTAGTCGTTGTACTGCTCGCGGCGGACGGCGTGGGTGGTCTCGATGGGGGCGAACTTGGTGAGCTGGTCGAAGACGTCGACGTTGAAGATGCGGTGGCCGCCCTCGTAGTAGGCGACGTAGTGCAGCCGGTCGAGGGTGAGGGCTTCGCGGCAGGCGTCGAAGGCCTGCTGGTGCTTGGGGCCGTCGAAGCGGGCGGGGATCTTGGTGAAGGCGAGGCGTTCGATGGGCAGCGGTCGGCGCTGGGCGGGGATCTCGGCTGACGGGGCTTCGGCGACGGGGGCTTCGACGCGGAAGTAGAACCAGCCGATGGTGAAGGTGGCGAGGCCGAGGACGAGGGTGGTCATGCCGACGATGTCCTGGACCATGTCGGCGGACAGGACATCGGGGATCGCGGCGAGCAGGAAGCCGTGCACGGCGGCGGCAAGGCCGCTGAAGAGCAGGAACGCGGCGCGGGCGCGCTGGAAGAGCTTCCGGCCGGCCTGGGAGGCGTAGAGGATGGCCGCGCTGAAGCCGAGCAGGAGTGCGGTGAGGGCGGTGCGGAAGAAGTTGAAGGGCTCGTCGTTGAGGACGGCCAGCAGGATCTCGCCGAGCAGCGGCAGGACGAAGGAGCTGGCGAGGATCGCGGCGAACCGTTCGGCCCAGGCGGTCCGTGGCGGAGGGACGTTGTCGCCCGGGCGGGTTGGCATCCGTGCATCTTAATGTGGGCAGAGATCGATATGGGTACGGGTGGAGAGGGGCACGCCTTACCATCGTGACTGTCGGTCATGCTTGATATACGGGGGGTAAGTCGTGAGTGTGCGGACGGATCTGAACGGGAAGCGGTTGCGGGCGCCGGGTGACAAGGCTGTTTACCTGGTCTTCGACGGCAAGAAGAGCCACGTGAAGAACCAGGAGATCTACCTGCGGCTGTTCCCGGACGACTGGGCGGGGATCGAGGACACCCCGGAGGTGGCCGAGATCGACGAGGGCCAGGTGATCGAGGACGCCTACCTGGCGCAGTCCGATGCCGAGGACAAGACGTACTTCGTCGCGAACGGCTGGAAGCGCTACATCTCGAATGCTGACGTGTTCTCACGTTATGGCTTCGTGAAGGACAAGGCCCGGCCGACCGCGCAGGCGGATCTCGATGCGCTGCCCGAGGGCGACCCGCTCACGACGTAGGGCGCGTAGAGCGCAGTTGAGGCGGTGGGGAGCGTTCCCCACCGCCTCAACTTTACATAATGCACATTATCGAACCGCGCATGCGGTTCGATAATGTGAGTCCGTTACCCAACTCGCTGCGCTCGTTCGGTAACGGACTCCTTCGTGTGGTTCTAGTCTCGGCCGCGCAGGTAACTCAGAAGGCGGAGGACCTCCAGGTAGACCCAGACCAGGCCCAGGAGGATGCCGAAGGCGCAGTACCAGGAGGCCCTGGTGGGCAGGCCCTGGGCGACGCCGCGCTCGACCTCGTCGAAGTCCAGGACGAAGGTCATCGCACCGATGATGATCATCACGATGCTGAAGCCGATCGCGAGCATGCCGCCGTTGCCGTTGGCGTCGCCGCGCAGGCCGGTGTAGATGCCGAAGAAGCTCAGCACCCAGTTGACGAGCATAACGACGACCGCGCCGATCAGCGCACCGACGATCATCTTGCGCAGGCGCGGGGTGGCCCGGATCGCACGGCTGGTGTAGAGCAGGGCCATGACGCCGAAGATGGCGAACGTCGCGATCGCGGCCTGCAGGACGATGCCGCCGAACCGCTCCTCGTAGAACTTGCTGATCAGACCGATCGCCACGCCCTCGAACACGGCGTAGGCGATGATCAGCGGCGGGCTGGTGACCCGCTTGAAGCCGATGATGAGACCGATGACCAGCGCGATCACCAGGCTGCCGATCATCGCGATGCCGGTGTACTTCTCCGGCAGCAGCGTCCAGGCGGCGGCACCGGTGATGCCGAGCACGGCGAGCAGCGCGACGGTCTTGATGACCACGTCCTCGACCGTCATCCGGTCGGTGCGGTCGACGACGACGGGTCCGCTGGTCGTGACGGTGCCCGGCTGGTACCAGCCGGACTGCCCGTAGGAATTGGTCCCGGGCTGAGTTTGAGGTGTCAAATGAGTGAAGACAGGATTCGAGCTACGGCGCATGCCCTCCATAGTGCCATCCCATGACCAGTCCTGCCTGGCTCCGGGTGGGCCTCTCCCCCGGCGTTGCGGCTGATCAATGCGTGACATAACGATCGGCATGGGCGTTCGGCAATCGACCTATCGACCGATGTCATCGGCTGGGCGGGCTGGCATATCGTGCGTTGCGTGGCGGATTCGGCGAGTTCGGGCGCGCTCGTGATCGGTGTGCTCGGCGGCGTGCTGGGCACGATCGTCTGGCTGCGCTGGCGGGGCACGAAAGCCGCCTACGGCGGGTGGAAGACGGCCCGTGCCGGCATTCCGAAGGCGAAGGCCGGGCGTGGCAAGGCGCGTACGGCGTTCGGGCTGGCGGTGCGGGGCCTGGTCATCGCCCTGGTCATCTTCGTCGTCTACGTCATCGCCACGTCGACGGCGATGTTCAAGGGCTGACCGGCTTTTTCCATCGGCATTCGAGCCACCCGTCCAATGGTCGCCTTCTGAGCGTGTATTTCACTGTGCCAGTGATGTTGATGTGCCAGCGATGACCGCTCCTGCGGATTCGTTCCGGGAGTATGTGGACGCGCGTCTAGGGGCGCTCGTGCGCACGGCGTTTCTGTTGACGGGCGACTCCTATTTGGCGGAGGACCTGGTTCAGCAGACGTTGGCCAAGGTCGCCTCCCGCTGGGAACCGATCGTGGCGGACGGCAACCCGGACGCTTACGTGCGGCGCGTCCTTTACCACCAGCATGTCTCCTGGTGGCGACGGTGGCGACGGGAGCCGCTGCCGGTCGCCGACGTGCCGGAGGTCGCCGGGGCGGACCCCCACGGGCCGACGACGACGGCGATCGACGTTCGCCACGCACTGGCCAAACTGGCCCCCAAGCAGCGGGCCGTGTTGGTGCTGCGCTACTTCGAGGACCTGACCGAGGCACAGACGGCGCAGGTCCTCGGTGTCTCGACGAGCACCGTGAAGAGCCAGACCCGGGACGCGCTGGCCCGTCTGCGTGCCGTCGCCCCCGAACTGGCCGACCTGCAGGAGGCGTCGAGATGACTACAGCACTGCGTCGGGCTCTGGTCGATCTCTCGGGCGAGGCTCCCAGCGTGCGCATGCCGGACCTGTGGCGGCGCGGACGCCGCATCCGCCGGCGGCGCCGAGCCGTGGGGATTCTCACCTGCCTGCTGGTGGGCGCGGCCGCGATGTGGCTGCCGTCGCCTACCGCGACCGGGTCGCAGTTCGCAGCGACCGACGACCGCACGCTGCCGGCCTGGGTCGCACAGCCCTACCTGTGGCAGCAGACGTTCGGCGCGGATCCCCACGGGCCGGCGAAGCTCGTGTTCGAGACGGGGCACAGTCTCGATCTGGAGACGTCGCTGGTGGTCGTGGGCCGGGACGACTCCTTCCGGCTGATCTACCGCGATCCGGGCGAGTGGACGGGCAGTCTGTCGCCGGACGGCCGCTACCTCCTGGGCGGCAGCCTGGTCGACCTCGTCACCGGGCAGTCCCGCACGCTCAGCCCCGCCGTCTCGTCGCAGTGGCCGGTCGTGTGGTCGCCCGACAGCCGAAGCGCCGTCGCCGTCGTCGGACAGGACGACGTGGTGCCCACCACCGGGCCAGACGGCGAGCGGATCAACGATCCGACCCGCTTGGACAACATCGTCATCGTCAGCGTGCCCGACGGCAGTCCGAGGGTCGTCCACGTCGCCGAGGCGGGCGCCTTCCGGGCCGCGTTCTCGCCTGACGGTTCCCGGCTCGCCATCACCGTCGGCCGGGACGCACAGGACCAGGAGCTGCTCGTCATCGACGTTGCGACCGGTGCCGTACAACGCAGGGCGCCACTGAGCGAGCAGCAGCAGATCGCGGGCGCCGCAGCGTGGTCCCTGGACGGCAACCACCTGGTCCTGACATTCGCCGAGGGATGCCCTGCCCCGACATCCTGCGACGAGTCCGCCCCCGACCGGCCGGCCCCGCACCGGTTCCACCTGCAACATCTAGATGTCGACACCGGAACGGTCACGGACGAGGCGGACCGCGGCCGGTCCGGTCAGCCGTCGCTCATCGCGTGGCGGCAGGGCGCACCGGTCCTGTCGGTCACCGACACGGATGGCTCCTGCGCCATCGTGCGTCTTCCGGACGGCCGGAGCCCTGAGACTCTGCCACTGCGGTCGGCCGGGTACGGGTGCCCGAGCTACCCCCGCGACGCACTGGAGCAGTGGACCCTCGACGGCCCACCATTGGCGCCGTCACCATGGCAGGCCCAGAACTGGGCGTACGTCGTGGTGGGGTTCGCCGCCCTGGCCGGCGCGGCGCTCGTGGTGAGGCTGCGCCGCCGGTGGGGGCGGCGGTCGGTGGCACGGAGCTCGCTCGGCGGGTCGTCTACGCGGTGATCCGGTGCACGGTGTGGGCCTCGGTGAGGTCGGGGCTCTCCCAGCGGCGGATCAGCCGGTCCAGGGCGGCGTCGGGAACCGCCCGTTCGCGCTGCCGATTGCGGGCGCGGACGACGTCCGGCGGTGCCTCCAGGGCCACGATCTCGACCCGCCCGTGGTAGCCGGCGATCAGCGAGATGCACCGTTCGCGCTGCTGGCGGCTGATGTTGGTGGCGTTCCAGACGAAGTCGCGACCGGCCCGCAGCAGCACCCGGGCCTCCTCCCGCGCGGCGGCGGCGACGGGTCCCTGGTCGTCGGTGGGTTTGATCCGCAGCCGCTCCCGGGTGGCGTCGAGGCTGACGACGGGCAGGCCGGGCCGGTGCGCGGCGATCCAGGTGTCCTTGCCGACGCCGGGCAGGCCCGACAGGACGGTGACGGTGAGGCGGGTGTCGTCGAAGGCGGCGTACGCGGGGTCGCGGCCGGGGGTCCGGAAATAGTCGAAGCGGGCGTGGTCGGACGCGAACGGCCACGGCCGGTCCAGCACGCCGAGGTCGGTGCAGTACTCGGCGAACAGGTCGATGTTCTCCAGCACCGTGGCCGCGTCGCCGCAGGTCCGGCCGGTGATGTCGGCCCGGGCGAGCATCGCCAGGTCGGCGTTGCCCGCCAC from Allocatelliglobosispora scoriae encodes:
- a CDS encoding SigE family RNA polymerase sigma factor; this translates as MTAPADSFREYVDARLGALVRTAFLLTGDSYLAEDLVQQTLAKVASRWEPIVADGNPDAYVRRVLYHQHVSWWRRWRREPLPVADVPEVAGADPHGPTTTAIDVRHALAKLAPKQRAVLVLRYFEDLTEAQTAQVLGVSTSTVKSQTRDALARLRAVAPELADLQEASR
- a CDS encoding tyrosine-type recombinase/integrase; translation: MHQSNRALIVLFEEFLADRGTRKPSPHTLAAYRRDLTTIGDLLGPLPQLSLDDCTVKALRAAFAEFALPRSVASIRRAWSTWNAFFTFLVTDGVVPGNPMSGIAKPRSPLATPKPLRGEQTPEHLLTAVSEADPNARHPWPERDLAVLALALCAGLRSAELLSLRVGSIAGRPGERRVDVLGKGGQPRTIPISDDLDAVLEAYLASRRSKFGSRAVLRSSPLFVDRHGEQLLRGGMQYLVKSCFRRAQITDRVPRGAQLHSLRHTFATRLAEDGASAVEIMRLLGHASLATSQNYIDSTAEQQRAAVLSNRTNRALRGLG
- a CDS encoding Bax inhibitor-1/YccA family protein gives rise to the protein MRRSSNPVFTHLTPQTQPGTNSYGQSGWYQPGTVTTSGPVVVDRTDRMTVEDVVIKTVALLAVLGITGAAAWTLLPEKYTGIAMIGSLVIALVIGLIIGFKRVTSPPLIIAYAVFEGVAIGLISKFYEERFGGIVLQAAIATFAIFGVMALLYTSRAIRATPRLRKMIVGALIGAVVVMLVNWVLSFFGIYTGLRGDANGNGGMLAIGFSIVMIIIGAMTFVLDFDEVERGVAQGLPTRASWYCAFGILLGLVWVYLEVLRLLSYLRGRD
- a CDS encoding TetR/AcrR family transcriptional regulator, producing MSTIDRRQTRHLETRDEVVATALEIMAESGPGSVSLGEVARRMGIKPPSLYVYFPSKAALYDELFVRGWAGLLLAMGRYTDFVAPGTEPFAVLRDAGAEFVRWSVEHSSEAQLIFWRPVPGWEPSVRAAGAAAGVMDQLQRTLAGLSERGALRPDADLVEAGRVWLVLLAGVIGLHLGNEPADGTRFTSLVEPLTEMFLARYGAV
- a CDS encoding GNAT family N-acetyltransferase, producing the protein MIIRKAGTADAAALAELRGIDADNLAAYTGWVDAHAETHLPFVAEVDGSVVGAAWLHVAERVPGNASLDRRYGDVQSVEVREEHRNRGIGSALIAAILAEAAARGLLHVTVHSGRRAVDFYQRAGFRHHRRLLLWKQVSEADA
- a CDS encoding SDR family NAD(P)-dependent oxidoreductase; this encodes MTYLGELFSLAGRTALVTGGSSGIGLGMAEALGRAGAAVVLVARRERELAAAVDTLAGYAVTATAISADLGERADVNRVIATAADHFGDIDILVNSAAVNIRPPMGELTDADWDLNHAVNVTAPYLLGQAFGPRMAERGWGRIINIGSQQAVRAFGNSGIYGVAKAAITGLTRSQAEAWSPHGVCVNTVMPGFVITPLAAPHLAVPGRVEALAARTMTGRNGLPQDFAGTTVFLASDASSYVTGQTIYVDGGFSVH
- a CDS encoding PD40 domain-containing protein, which codes for MTTALRRALVDLSGEAPSVRMPDLWRRGRRIRRRRRAVGILTCLLVGAAAMWLPSPTATGSQFAATDDRTLPAWVAQPYLWQQTFGADPHGPAKLVFETGHSLDLETSLVVVGRDDSFRLIYRDPGEWTGSLSPDGRYLLGGSLVDLVTGQSRTLSPAVSSQWPVVWSPDSRSAVAVVGQDDVVPTTGPDGERINDPTRLDNIVIVSVPDGSPRVVHVAEAGAFRAAFSPDGSRLAITVGRDAQDQELLVIDVATGAVQRRAPLSEQQQIAGAAAWSLDGNHLVLTFAEGCPAPTSCDESAPDRPAPHRFHLQHLDVDTGTVTDEADRGRSGQPSLIAWRQGAPVLSVTDTDGSCAIVRLPDGRSPETLPLRSAGYGCPSYPRDALEQWTLDGPPLAPSPWQAQNWAYVVVGFAALAGAALVVRLRRRWGRRSVARSSLGGSSTR
- a CDS encoding AAA family ATPase, producing MQAFDDLCPRAPDWAVPWDRIRERFDWIRAMEGVAQDPVHHAEGDVAVHTWMAAQALAASPEFRALPADRRTLLFATVLLHDVAKPFCTQTGPDGRVTAHGHSRGGELAARRILWELGAPIAWREHVAALVRHHQVPFWALERADLQSIALRVSLVAGNADLAMLARADITGRTCGDAATVLENIDLFAEYCTDLGVLDRPWPFASDHARFDYFRTPGRDPAYAAFDDTRLTVTVLSGLPGVGKDTWIAAHRPGLPVVSLDATRERLRIKPTDDQGPVAAAAREEARVLLRAGRDFVWNATNISRQQRERCISLIAGYHGRVEIVALEAPPDVVRARNRQRERAVPDAALDRLIRRWESPDLTEAHTVHRITA
- a CDS encoding SHOCT domain-containing protein yields the protein MDPSAPRRLTLARIAGIGCAALLTLAAGRLLVDGITIQNEAGAESAGSALRIVGGLLLAITGLTWAGGLCYRGGTAGRLPLGLVLWICLSFGLLGGYWANRSPVMLIVVAVTLPFAVLSVVMHERWRARQLGREQRDEGRVAALTARGVISSGVVIGVQQTGRTSGEDPELLLNVRFTVDGSERTGTATAFYPEHDLPRSGDQVIVRYLPEDPAVVDIQENRVPVVPAPAGGLSLELERLARLHRDGSLTDGEFSAAKSRLLG